One Echinicola strongylocentroti DNA window includes the following coding sequences:
- the polA gene encoding DNA polymerase I, with protein MPSPDKKKLFLLDAMALIYRAHFAFSKNPRINSKGLNTGIMLGFTNTLLEVIEKQAPSHVAVAFDTAAPTFRHEQFEAYKANRQEQPEDITIGIPWVKQIVEGFNIPILELDGFEADDIIGTIAKKAEYKDFEVYMMTPDKDYGQLVEEHIFLYKPAFMGNAVDVMGPKEVCAKWEIEDPDQVRDILGLMGDAVDNIPGIPGIGEKTAKKLLKAYGTIEGLLEHVDDLKGKQKENVENFGQQGLLSKELATIKQDVPIEFNPKDLKYDGPDEEKLKALFAEMEFRTLTQRVFGEKMKKPAVKVNDQLGLFTGPEDQAEEEEEIAEINPIPEPEQLSSVTSMVHSYHKVDGLEAIKELVEYLEIQEELCFDTETTDLDPNKAELVGLSFAYVAGEAFYIPVPADQKETKKLLEPLRAIFENEDITKIGQNLKYDALVLKNYDIGLKGKLYDTMLAHYLIEPEGKHNMDWLAEHYLNYRPVSIETLIGKKGKSQGNMRDADVDKVVEYASEDADITLQLAQKLNPDLKEGGLEKLFYEVETPLIPVLTAMEYEGVKIDKDSLAELSTALEKDIVQIEAKVYELAGVKFNLASPKQLGEVLFVKMELDPKAKKTKTGQFATGEEVLSKLAPKHEIAQAILDYRELVKLKNTYVDTLPTLINPKTGRIHTTYNQVVAATGRLSSINPNLQNIPIRTERGREIRKAFVPRDEDHVILAADYSQIELRIMAAFSQDESMIEAFKEGRDIHSTTAAKIFQVPLDEVTSDMRRKAKTANFGIIYGISAFGLSQRLNIPRGEAKEIIDAYFKEFPAVSQYMNDCIEKARKNEYVETILGRRRYLRDINSRNATMRGYSERNAINAPIQGSAADMIKVAMIHVHKWMQEQQLKSKMILQVHDELVFDAHKDEVDLLKKEIPSIMTKALEIEVPMQVEVGVGKDWLEAH; from the coding sequence ATGCCCAGTCCCGACAAGAAAAAACTCTTTCTTTTAGATGCCATGGCCCTGATCTATCGGGCCCATTTTGCGTTTAGCAAAAATCCTAGAATCAATTCCAAAGGCTTGAACACCGGAATTATGTTAGGGTTTACCAATACCCTTTTGGAGGTGATCGAGAAGCAGGCTCCCAGTCATGTTGCCGTGGCTTTTGATACGGCGGCACCGACATTTCGCCATGAGCAGTTTGAGGCTTATAAGGCCAATCGGCAGGAGCAGCCAGAAGATATCACCATTGGCATTCCCTGGGTAAAGCAGATTGTGGAGGGTTTTAACATCCCTATTTTGGAGTTGGATGGCTTTGAGGCCGATGATATTATCGGGACGATAGCCAAGAAGGCCGAATACAAGGATTTTGAGGTGTACATGATGACGCCTGACAAGGATTATGGACAGCTCGTGGAAGAGCATATCTTCCTGTACAAGCCTGCTTTTATGGGCAATGCGGTGGATGTAATGGGGCCAAAGGAAGTCTGTGCCAAGTGGGAAATCGAAGATCCTGATCAGGTGCGGGATATCCTTGGCCTGATGGGAGATGCTGTGGATAACATTCCAGGCATCCCGGGAATTGGCGAAAAAACGGCCAAAAAGCTGCTGAAAGCTTATGGTACCATCGAAGGGCTCTTGGAGCATGTCGATGACCTGAAAGGCAAGCAAAAGGAAAATGTGGAAAACTTTGGCCAGCAAGGCCTGCTCTCCAAAGAACTGGCCACGATCAAACAAGATGTGCCTATCGAATTTAATCCTAAGGACCTGAAATATGACGGGCCTGATGAAGAAAAACTCAAGGCCCTTTTTGCAGAAATGGAGTTCCGCACATTGACCCAACGCGTTTTTGGCGAGAAGATGAAAAAGCCCGCCGTAAAAGTCAATGACCAATTGGGGCTGTTTACCGGTCCAGAAGACCAAGCGGAGGAAGAAGAGGAAATAGCAGAAATCAACCCCATTCCGGAACCAGAACAGCTGAGCTCGGTGACTTCTATGGTGCATTCCTACCACAAGGTGGATGGACTGGAAGCCATCAAGGAATTGGTGGAATATTTGGAAATACAGGAGGAACTTTGTTTTGATACCGAAACGACAGACCTCGATCCCAATAAAGCAGAATTGGTGGGCTTGTCCTTTGCCTACGTGGCGGGAGAGGCATTTTACATTCCTGTTCCTGCAGACCAAAAAGAGACCAAAAAGCTCTTGGAACCACTACGGGCTATTTTTGAAAATGAAGACATCACCAAGATCGGCCAAAACTTAAAATATGATGCGCTGGTGCTTAAGAACTATGATATTGGGCTGAAGGGTAAACTCTACGATACCATGCTGGCGCATTACCTGATCGAACCAGAAGGGAAACACAATATGGACTGGCTGGCAGAACATTATTTGAATTACCGGCCGGTGTCTATCGAAACGCTTATTGGCAAGAAAGGAAAATCCCAAGGCAATATGCGGGACGCCGATGTGGATAAAGTGGTAGAATACGCCTCCGAGGATGCCGACATCACCTTGCAACTGGCACAAAAACTGAATCCAGACCTAAAAGAAGGTGGTTTGGAGAAACTTTTTTATGAAGTGGAAACCCCGTTGATTCCCGTGCTGACGGCCATGGAATATGAGGGAGTAAAGATCGATAAGGACAGTTTGGCGGAGTTATCCACAGCCTTGGAGAAAGACATTGTCCAGATTGAGGCGAAAGTGTATGAGTTGGCAGGGGTCAAATTTAATTTGGCTTCTCCGAAGCAATTGGGTGAAGTGCTCTTCGTGAAGATGGAGCTCGACCCAAAGGCCAAGAAAACCAAAACGGGCCAGTTTGCCACTGGCGAGGAGGTGCTTTCCAAGTTGGCGCCAAAGCATGAGATTGCTCAAGCCATATTGGATTACCGGGAATTGGTAAAGTTGAAAAACACCTATGTGGATACCTTACCTACTTTGATCAATCCTAAAACTGGACGCATACATACGACTTATAATCAGGTAGTTGCTGCTACAGGAAGGCTTTCCTCTATCAACCCCAATTTGCAAAACATTCCCATTCGAACAGAGCGAGGCAGGGAGATCAGAAAGGCTTTTGTACCTAGGGATGAGGACCATGTGATCTTGGCAGCAGATTACAGTCAGATCGAACTGCGCATCATGGCGGCTTTTTCGCAGGATGAATCCATGATCGAGGCATTTAAGGAAGGACGGGATATCCACAGCACCACTGCGGCCAAGATCTTCCAAGTGCCGTTGGACGAAGTGACCAGCGACATGCGCCGAAAGGCCAAAACGGCCAATTTTGGCATTATCTATGGGATTTCTGCCTTCGGACTGTCCCAGCGCCTTAATATCCCTCGGGGGGAAGCCAAGGAAATCATCGATGCCTATTTCAAGGAATTTCCTGCGGTGAGCCAATACATGAATGACTGCATCGAGAAGGCCCGCAAAAACGAGTATGTCGAGACTATCCTTGGTCGTCGTCGCTATCTCAGGGATATCAACAGCCGCAATGCCACCATGCGCGGCTATTCCGAGCGAAACGCCATCAATGCTCCTATCCAGGGAAGCGCTGCGGACATGATCAAAGTGGCCATGATCCATGTGCATAAGTGGATGCAGGAACAACAGCTGAAATCCAAAATGATCCTTCAGGTACACGATGAACTGGTTTTTGATGCGCATAAGGACGAGGTGGATTTGTTGAAAAAGGAAATTCCGTCCATCATGACCAAGGCCCTAGAGATCGAAGTCCCCATGCAGGTGGAAGTCGGTGTCGGCAAGGATTGGCTGGAAGCGCATTAA
- a CDS encoding VOC family protein: MKLGTFSISLTVKDLKASKSFYEKLGFTVFGGSEDHHYLIMKNGNASIGLFQGMFDKNILTFNPGWDENAQKLEGFDDVREIQRKLKESGLQLDQEANPSTKGPASIVLSDPDGNPILIDQHV; this comes from the coding sequence ATGAAACTCGGTACTTTTTCCATAAGTCTTACAGTCAAGGACCTAAAGGCTTCCAAATCGTTTTACGAAAAATTAGGGTTTACCGTATTTGGCGGCAGTGAAGACCATCATTACCTGATCATGAAAAATGGCAATGCCTCGATTGGCCTATTTCAGGGGATGTTTGACAAAAATATACTTACCTTCAATCCAGGTTGGGATGAAAATGCCCAAAAGCTGGAAGGCTTTGATGATGTCCGCGAAATTCAACGAAAACTTAAAGAAAGTGGTCTGCAGCTAGACCAGGAAGCCAATCCATCAACAAAAGGGCCAGCCAGCATCGTCCTATCCGATCCTGACGGAAATCCCATTTTGATAGACCAACATGTATGA
- a CDS encoding pyridoxal phosphate-dependent decarboxylase family protein, with protein sequence MDNRDFRKHAHQLVDWMADYLEQKENYPVTPDIKPGEIYDKFPDKAPEDPATFDEIFADFEEVILPGMTHWQHPMFFGYFPANTSAPSIMAEMLMSTLGAQCMSWLTSPAATELEERVVNWLRDAKGLNSTWKGVIQDTASTATLCAILAARERASKFSVNEKGFCGQEKFRVYSSEHAHSSVDKAMRIAGLGHQNLVKIPVDTSFAMIPEALESAIEADIQNGFTPLCVVSALGTTSSAAIDPIGEIGKLAARFEMWHHIDAAYAGTALLLPEFRWMIEGHELADSYVFNPHKWMFTNFDCSVLFVKNADDLVHTFSMTTEYLKTDQDEHVHNYRDWGIQLGRRFRALKLWWVIRSYGLAGIREKLRGHIRHTKLAKKWIENEENVIVETASVLNVICFRFVEKSLSTPQQNAFNKAWMDGVNASGKVFFTSTILNGAFVIRWVIGQTDVKREHVLMACDCLKSELETVKRVFTI encoded by the coding sequence ATGGATAACCGCGACTTTAGAAAGCATGCCCATCAGTTGGTCGACTGGATGGCTGATTATTTGGAGCAAAAAGAGAACTATCCCGTAACTCCTGATATTAAGCCGGGAGAGATTTATGATAAGTTTCCCGACAAGGCACCGGAAGATCCCGCAACGTTTGATGAGATTTTTGCGGATTTTGAAGAAGTGATACTGCCTGGAATGACGCACTGGCAACATCCGATGTTTTTCGGTTACTTTCCAGCAAATACTTCTGCGCCATCTATCATGGCCGAGATGCTCATGTCCACATTGGGTGCCCAGTGTATGTCCTGGCTAACGTCTCCGGCTGCTACCGAACTGGAAGAAAGAGTGGTCAATTGGCTGCGAGATGCCAAAGGACTGAATTCCACGTGGAAAGGTGTCATCCAGGATACTGCTTCTACGGCTACGCTATGTGCTATTTTGGCCGCTAGGGAACGAGCAAGCAAATTTTCTGTTAATGAAAAGGGCTTCTGTGGCCAGGAGAAATTCAGGGTGTATAGCTCTGAGCACGCCCATTCGTCGGTGGATAAGGCAATGCGAATAGCGGGACTGGGGCATCAAAATCTGGTAAAAATCCCCGTGGACACCAGTTTCGCCATGATCCCGGAGGCTTTGGAAAGCGCTATAGAAGCGGATATACAAAATGGATTTACACCATTGTGCGTAGTTTCGGCTTTGGGAACGACCAGTTCGGCGGCCATTGACCCTATTGGAGAGATCGGAAAATTAGCTGCTCGATTTGAAATGTGGCATCATATCGACGCAGCCTATGCCGGCACTGCCCTCCTACTTCCGGAATTTCGCTGGATGATTGAGGGACATGAGTTGGCCGACAGCTATGTCTTCAATCCGCACAAATGGATGTTTACAAACTTTGATTGCTCGGTGCTTTTTGTAAAAAATGCTGATGATCTTGTCCACACATTTTCCATGACCACCGAATACCTTAAAACTGATCAAGATGAGCATGTGCATAACTACCGTGATTGGGGGATTCAGTTGGGACGTAGGTTTCGCGCTTTGAAGCTTTGGTGGGTGATCAGGTCCTATGGTTTGGCAGGAATTCGTGAAAAGCTCAGAGGGCATATTAGACATACGAAATTGGCAAAAAAATGGATTGAAAATGAAGAAAATGTAATAGTGGAAACAGCTAGTGTTTTGAATGTCATTTGTTTCCGATTTGTGGAAAAGTCACTATCCACACCCCAACAAAATGCCTTTAACAAGGCTTGGATGGATGGAGTAAATGCCAGTGGAAAAGTCTTTTTCACTTCGACTATATTAAACGGAGCATTCGTGATTCGATGGGTCATCGGCCAGACGGACGTAAAAAGGGAGCATGTCCTAATGGCTTGCGATTGCCTAAAATCCGAACTGGAAACTGTGAAAAGGGTGTTTACCATTTAA
- the radA gene encoding DNA repair protein RadA, which produces MPKIKTAYFCQNCGAQSPKWVGKCPACGEWNTFVEEVIHKEENARGSWKQGSEKNKRSNSPRKLHEINYEEHPRLVTEDAELDRVLGGGIVPGSLTLIGGEPGIGKSTLMLQIALILNQTSVLYVSGEESESQIKMRADRMQYHSENCFVLSETNTQVIFQQIEALKPEVLVIDSIQTLHSKHVESAAGSVSQVRECTAELMKFAKETGTPVFLIGHITKDGSIAGPKILEHMVDTVLQFEGDRHLSYRILRTSKNRFGSTNELGIYEMRAEGLRGVANPSEILLSQREEVLNGVAIGAMLEGNRPLLIEIQSLISPATYGTPQRSSTGHDSKRLNMLLAVLEKRGGMRLGQQDVFLNVAGGMRVDDPGLDLAVCAALLSSYEDTPVSPDLCFAGEVGLGGEIRAVNRIENRIAEADKLGFKKIIVSKYAVKGVDLSTFGIEVIPVTKLDEMYQRLFS; this is translated from the coding sequence ATGCCAAAAATCAAGACGGCTTATTTCTGCCAAAATTGTGGTGCCCAAAGTCCCAAGTGGGTCGGTAAATGTCCGGCCTGTGGGGAGTGGAATACTTTTGTAGAAGAGGTTATCCACAAGGAAGAAAATGCCCGTGGAAGCTGGAAACAAGGTTCCGAAAAAAATAAACGAAGCAATTCGCCCAGAAAATTACATGAAATAAATTACGAAGAGCACCCTCGATTGGTCACCGAAGACGCAGAGTTGGACCGTGTTTTGGGAGGCGGGATCGTTCCGGGTTCACTGACGCTCATTGGTGGCGAACCGGGCATAGGCAAGTCCACCTTGATGCTCCAGATAGCCCTGATCCTAAACCAAACCAGTGTGCTGTATGTATCCGGTGAGGAAAGCGAGAGCCAGATCAAGATGCGGGCTGATCGGATGCAATATCACAGTGAAAACTGTTTTGTGCTTTCTGAGACCAACACACAGGTGATCTTCCAACAAATAGAAGCACTAAAGCCAGAAGTATTGGTGATCGACTCCATACAGACCTTGCACAGCAAGCATGTGGAATCTGCGGCAGGCTCCGTTTCCCAGGTGCGGGAGTGTACGGCGGAGCTGATGAAGTTTGCGAAAGAAACAGGCACACCGGTTTTTCTAATTGGCCATATTACCAAAGACGGCTCCATCGCTGGGCCAAAGATCTTGGAACACATGGTGGATACCGTGTTGCAATTTGAAGGAGACCGGCACCTTTCCTACCGGATTTTGCGTACTTCCAAAAACCGTTTTGGTTCTACCAATGAGCTCGGCATCTATGAAATGCGCGCGGAAGGCCTCCGTGGCGTAGCCAATCCCTCAGAGATTCTGCTCAGCCAACGCGAAGAGGTGCTCAATGGTGTGGCCATCGGTGCCATGCTGGAAGGAAACCGTCCACTACTGATCGAGATCCAATCACTGATCAGTCCCGCCACTTATGGCACTCCACAGCGAAGCAGCACCGGCCATGATTCCAAACGGCTGAACATGCTCTTGGCTGTCCTGGAGAAACGCGGCGGAATGCGGTTGGGCCAGCAGGATGTTTTCTTGAATGTGGCAGGCGGTATGCGTGTGGATGATCCAGGCTTGGATTTGGCAGTGTGCGCAGCATTGCTTTCTTCCTACGAGGATACACCGGTATCGCCAGACTTGTGCTTTGCAGGTGAAGTGGGGTTAGGTGGTGAAATCCGCGCCGTAAACCGCATCGAAAATCGCATCGCCGAAGCAGATAAACTAGGTTTCAAAAAAATCATCGTTTCCAAATACGCCGTAAAAGGCGTTGACTTATCCACATTTGGCATTGAAGTAATCCCCGTCACCAAGCTGGATGAGATGTACCAGCGATTGTTCAGCTGA
- the mutS gene encoding DNA mismatch repair protein MutS: MAKAKAKAAKETPLMKQYNSIKAKHPGALLLFRVGDFYETFGEDAVKASKVLDIVLTKRANGAASHIELAGFPHHSLDSYLPKLVRAGNRVAICDQLEDPKEVKGIVKRGVTELVTPGLSFNDNVLDKRRNNYLASIYFGKQSLGIAFLDLSTGEFMSAEGNASYIEKLLQSFSPSEIIYSKADKIKAAELLKDDFTTFHCEDWVFQFDYTYERLTDHFQTANLKGFGIENLEQGIIAAGAILYYLEETEHKEVKHIAAISRIAEEKFVWLDKFTIRNLELVYPQQDGGVPLIQILDQTVTPMGSRMMKKWMVLPLKEKAPIEERLKVVDHFHAEQDLAEEILNHLKHIGDLERLISKVAVARINPREMNQLKKALKSTMPIKELLKKQKNPSLKKLGDQINACEFLLEKIEKELKEDAPMLTHQGNIICDGVDPELDEYRKLSTSGKDYLVQIQQREIQRTGISSLKIAYNKVFGYYLEVSNTHKDKVPSEWIRKQTLVNAERYITEELKEYEDKILHAEEKLVVLEHKYFNLLVQSAGEYVIQIQENARILATVDCLLSFAFIAAQNGYCRPKVADTESLEIKDGRHPVIEKQLPIGEDYVPNDIYLDNSTQQIIIITGPNMAGKSALLRQTALIVLMAQMGSFVPASYARIGIIDKVFTRVGASDNLSKGESTFMVEMTETASILNNLSDRSLVLMDEIGRGTSTYDGISIAWSIVEFLHNHPKFNAKTLFATHYHELNQLAEDFPKVKNFNVSVKEVADKVIFMRKLKEGGSEHSFGIHVAQMAGMPNPVVLRASEIMGHLEKDKDMNQQKEKMKDVPKNNFQLSLFEIDPKFKEAQELLDSIDINTISPVEALLKLNEIKKKLD, encoded by the coding sequence ATGGCCAAAGCAAAGGCAAAAGCAGCGAAGGAAACGCCCCTGATGAAGCAGTACAACAGCATCAAAGCCAAGCACCCAGGCGCTTTGCTGCTGTTCAGGGTGGGGGATTTCTACGAGACATTTGGGGAAGATGCTGTCAAAGCCAGCAAGGTTTTGGACATCGTCCTCACCAAGCGTGCCAATGGTGCCGCCAGTCATATCGAGTTGGCGGGTTTTCCACACCATTCGCTGGACAGCTACCTGCCCAAGCTGGTGCGCGCCGGCAATCGTGTGGCCATTTGTGACCAACTGGAAGATCCTAAAGAAGTCAAGGGCATCGTCAAAAGAGGCGTCACCGAGCTGGTCACCCCGGGACTGTCCTTTAACGACAACGTCCTCGACAAGCGCCGCAACAATTACCTGGCCTCGATCTATTTTGGCAAACAGAGCTTAGGGATCGCATTCTTGGACTTATCCACAGGAGAATTTATGTCTGCCGAGGGCAATGCTTCCTATATCGAAAAACTCCTCCAGAGCTTTAGCCCATCTGAGATCATTTATTCCAAGGCGGATAAAATCAAAGCAGCAGAATTGTTAAAGGATGATTTCACCACCTTCCACTGCGAAGACTGGGTATTCCAGTTTGACTACACCTATGAAAGGCTTACTGATCACTTCCAAACAGCCAATCTCAAGGGCTTTGGCATCGAAAACCTAGAGCAGGGCATCATCGCGGCAGGAGCCATTCTCTATTACCTGGAAGAAACCGAGCACAAGGAAGTCAAGCACATTGCAGCGATTTCACGGATTGCCGAGGAGAAATTTGTCTGGCTGGACAAATTCACCATTCGAAACCTAGAGCTGGTTTATCCACAGCAGGACGGTGGAGTGCCCCTGATCCAAATCCTTGACCAGACGGTGACTCCGATGGGCTCACGGATGATGAAAAAATGGATGGTACTGCCCCTGAAGGAAAAAGCCCCCATCGAAGAGCGGCTGAAAGTCGTGGACCATTTCCATGCAGAGCAGGACCTGGCCGAAGAAATCCTCAATCACCTGAAACATATTGGTGACTTGGAAAGGCTGATCTCCAAAGTGGCCGTGGCACGGATCAATCCCCGTGAGATGAACCAGCTAAAAAAGGCCCTGAAAAGCACCATGCCTATCAAGGAATTGCTCAAGAAGCAAAAGAATCCTTCCCTCAAAAAGCTAGGTGACCAGATCAATGCTTGCGAATTTCTACTAGAAAAAATAGAAAAGGAGCTCAAGGAAGATGCCCCCATGCTCACCCATCAGGGCAATATCATCTGTGACGGCGTGGACCCAGAACTGGACGAGTACCGCAAACTGTCCACTTCCGGTAAGGACTACCTCGTGCAGATACAGCAAAGGGAAATCCAACGTACCGGCATCAGCTCCCTAAAGATCGCCTATAACAAAGTCTTCGGCTATTACCTTGAAGTCTCCAATACCCATAAAGATAAAGTGCCTTCCGAATGGATCAGAAAGCAGACTTTGGTCAATGCGGAAAGATACATCACCGAAGAACTCAAAGAATACGAAGATAAAATCCTCCATGCGGAGGAAAAGTTGGTGGTCTTGGAGCACAAGTACTTTAATCTCTTGGTGCAAAGTGCCGGTGAATATGTCATCCAAATTCAGGAGAATGCCCGGATATTGGCCACTGTGGATTGTTTGCTTTCCTTTGCGTTCATTGCAGCCCAAAATGGCTACTGTCGTCCAAAAGTCGCCGATACAGAAAGCCTGGAAATCAAAGATGGTCGTCATCCAGTGATCGAAAAGCAACTTCCCATCGGGGAAGACTATGTGCCCAATGACATCTACCTGGACAATAGCACCCAGCAGATCATCATCATCACCGGCCCCAATATGGCGGGTAAGTCGGCATTGCTTCGCCAGACTGCATTGATTGTGCTGATGGCCCAGATGGGGAGTTTTGTCCCTGCTTCGTATGCGCGAATTGGCATTATCGATAAAGTGTTTACGCGAGTGGGCGCATCGGATAATCTATCCAAGGGAGAATCTACCTTTATGGTGGAAATGACCGAAACAGCCAGTATTCTGAACAACCTCTCTGATCGCAGCTTGGTGCTTATGGACGAAATCGGCCGTGGCACTTCCACCTATGATGGGATATCCATTGCCTGGTCCATCGTGGAGTTCCTGCACAATCACCCTAAGTTCAATGCCAAAACGCTCTTTGCGACGCACTATCATGAGCTTAACCAGCTGGCAGAAGATTTTCCAAAGGTGAAAAACTTCAACGTTTCTGTAAAGGAGGTGGCCGACAAGGTGATCTTTATGCGAAAACTAAAAGAAGGTGGCAGTGAGCACAGCTTTGGGATCCACGTGGCACAGATGGCCGGTATGCCTAATCCGGTGGTGCTTCGTGCTTCTGAAATCATGGGGCATTTGGAAAAGGACAAAGACATGAACCAGCAGAAAGAAAAGATGAAAGATGTGCCTAAAAACAACTTTCAGCTGAGTCTTTTTGAGATCGATCCGAAGTTCAAAGAAGCCCAGGAATTATTGGACAGCATAGACATCAACACCATTTCCCCCGTGGAAGCCTTGCTAAAACTCAATGAAATCAAGAAAAAACTGGACTAA
- a CDS encoding RNA methyltransferase, whose protein sequence is MKKLTMDELNRLSVDEFKSSDKIPLVIALDNIRSLNNVGSAFRTSDAFRIQKIYLCGITGTPPHRDIQKTALGATESVEWEYATSTLEAIARLKEQNFTICSLEQVENSTKLNEFIPDKDERYALVFGNEVFGVEEEVILASDHVLEIPQMGTKHSLNISVSMGIAIWDFVSKVGGLTRIMR, encoded by the coding sequence ATGAAAAAATTAACCATGGATGAGCTTAACCGCTTGTCCGTCGATGAGTTCAAATCATCCGATAAAATCCCTCTGGTCATCGCCCTCGACAACATCCGTAGCCTGAACAATGTAGGATCGGCTTTTCGGACTTCGGATGCTTTTAGGATTCAGAAGATCTACCTCTGCGGCATCACCGGCACCCCGCCACATCGTGATATTCAGAAAACGGCCCTTGGCGCCACCGAATCCGTGGAATGGGAATATGCAACGAGTACATTGGAAGCCATTGCCAGGTTAAAAGAGCAAAATTTTACAATCTGTTCACTGGAGCAAGTGGAAAACAGCACAAAGCTAAATGAGTTCATCCCTGATAAGGACGAAAGGTACGCATTAGTATTTGGCAATGAGGTATTTGGGGTAGAAGAAGAAGTCATCTTGGCCAGTGACCATGTCTTGGAAATCCCCCAAATGGGCACCAAGCATTCCCTAAATATCTCGGTGAGCATGGGTATTGCCATTTGGGATTTTGTATCAAAAGTGGGTGGATTAACCCGGATTATGCGTTAG
- a CDS encoding SDR family NAD(P)-dependent oxidoreductase — MNISLENQRILVTGASRGIGCAIAEQLSASGAEVLIHYHKNQAAAKELQQQLPTTSHIVPCDLGDLEQVKGWIPRLVDKYGEIDAVINNAGIAVSVSDEAATDQWTATWLHTMTVNVNALAVITKEFVQHARLHKSGRVVNISSRAAFQGDTPDYLAYASSKSALVGFTRSVARYYGKEGIRAFIIAPGFVRTDMAQDFMDQYGEDFALHDIALERLTEPKDIAPMVCLLVSGLADHATGSTIDINAGSYVH, encoded by the coding sequence ATGAATATTTCTTTAGAAAACCAACGCATTCTCGTCACTGGCGCTTCCCGTGGAATAGGCTGCGCTATTGCGGAGCAACTTTCTGCCTCGGGCGCAGAAGTGTTGATCCATTACCATAAAAACCAAGCCGCGGCCAAGGAGTTGCAGCAGCAATTACCTACTACCAGCCATATCGTCCCGTGCGATCTTGGTGATTTGGAGCAGGTGAAGGGCTGGATTCCACGGTTGGTGGATAAATATGGGGAAATCGATGCAGTAATCAATAATGCTGGCATTGCAGTTTCTGTATCGGATGAGGCGGCTACCGATCAGTGGACAGCCACCTGGCTCCACACGATGACGGTCAATGTCAATGCCTTGGCAGTCATTACGAAGGAATTTGTCCAACACGCCCGCCTCCATAAAAGCGGAAGAGTGGTCAATATCAGTTCGCGTGCAGCTTTTCAAGGAGATACGCCCGATTATTTGGCCTATGCTTCCTCTAAGTCCGCTTTGGTAGGATTTACGAGGTCTGTTGCGCGGTATTATGGCAAAGAAGGCATTCGGGCATTTATCATTGCCCCGGGATTTGTCCGAACGGACATGGCTCAGGATTTTATGGATCAATACGGCGAGGACTTCGCCCTCCATGACATTGCACTGGAGCGACTTACTGAGCCAAAAGATATTGCACCGATGGTATGTTTGCTGGTTTCTGGCCTTGCAGACCATGCGACCGGTAGCACCATCGATATTAATGCTGGTTCTTATGTGCATTAG
- a CDS encoding hydrogen peroxide-inducible genes activator, protein MTIQQLEYVLAVDKHRHFGHAAEACFVTQPTLSAQIHKLERELDVVIFDRSKMPVIPTEIGQQLIEQAKRVVSESKGIYEMISQAKGNISGVIKLGIIPTLAPYLLHLFIRNFLEKYPNVQLQVEELITEEIIKRLRNDELDMGIVVTPLEEQGIVEKPMFYERFYAYLSKNHRLLSKQNIEVKDLMADDFWVLQQGHCFRDQVLSICDQSKFQRMNFHYESGSLEGLKNMVNRYQGVTLLPELATFDLSEEEKSRIRSFGGEEPTREVSIVLTRSFLKKRLVELLYNEVTEAIPEDMTSKAHGKVVKFK, encoded by the coding sequence ATGACTATTCAGCAATTAGAATATGTGCTGGCTGTGGATAAGCACCGCCATTTTGGACATGCAGCCGAAGCTTGTTTTGTCACCCAACCCACCCTAAGTGCCCAAATACACAAGTTGGAAAGGGAGTTGGACGTGGTAATTTTTGACCGTTCGAAGATGCCGGTGATTCCGACAGAGATCGGCCAACAGCTGATCGAGCAAGCCAAAAGGGTGGTCTCTGAGAGCAAGGGCATTTATGAGATGATTTCACAAGCCAAAGGAAATATTAGTGGAGTGATCAAACTGGGCATTATTCCGACCTTGGCCCCCTACCTTTTGCATCTTTTTATCCGCAATTTTCTAGAGAAGTATCCCAATGTGCAGCTACAGGTGGAAGAGTTGATCACCGAAGAAATCATCAAGCGCCTGCGAAATGATGAGCTGGATATGGGCATCGTGGTGACGCCATTAGAAGAACAGGGAATTGTGGAAAAACCCATGTTTTATGAACGGTTTTATGCCTATCTTTCCAAAAACCATCGGCTATTGTCAAAGCAAAATATTGAGGTGAAAGATCTTATGGCAGACGATTTTTGGGTACTTCAGCAGGGACATTGTTTCCGGGATCAAGTATTAAGTATCTGCGATCAGTCAAAGTTTCAGCGAATGAACTTTCATTATGAAAGTGGCTCGTTGGAAGGCTTAAAAAATATGGTCAATCGCTATCAAGGAGTTACCCTGCTTCCGGAATTGGCTACTTTTGACCTTAGTGAGGAAGAAAAATCACGCATAAGGTCTTTTGGTGGGGAGGAGCCTACGAGAGAAGTGAGCATTGTGCTGACCAGGAGTTTTTTGAAAAAGCGTCTGGTAGAATTGCTCTATAATGAAGTCACTGAAGCCATTCCTGAAGATATGACCTCTAAAGCACATGGTAAAGTGGTGAAGTTCAAATAA